The following nucleotide sequence is from Actinomycetota bacterium.
AGCGGGTCCAGGTCGAAAGCCGTCGGGAAGCAGAGCGCATGCTCGAGGAAGCGCGTGCCGATGCCGATCGGATCCGGAGCCAGGCGAAGGCCAAGGACGAGCAGGCGCGCGAGACCGCCGAGCGCTCCCTCCGCCTGGCAAAGGAGCATGCTGACCGAACCCTCCTGGGCCTCTCGACCCGACGAAACCGCTTGGTCGGGGAGCTCGCGCAGATGCGGGACCGACTGCTCGGCGTGGCGAGTGATCTGGAGGCGACGATCGTCATGCCGGAGATCGCCGAGGCCGACATCGACGAAGACTCGGATGGCATCGAGGCCGGCGACGCCACCGAGAGCGTTATCGACGTGACGAACGACCACGAGCCCTCCACGCCGCGCGACAACGTGTTCGTCGAGCACGTCGAGGAGCACGACGTTCTGGACGATCCTTCGTACGAGGAACTTTGGGAGGGAACGAAGGTGCTCGACCTCGAGATGCCTGACATCCCACGGCTCGACCTGTTTTGGGGCGACGAGCCGGACGACGCTTCCCGCGAATAGACGTTCCACCTTCCCGGGACCAACCGCGCTCTCTCGCGGGCCTGGATAATCGGTCCATGGACTTCGACACACGTCTGGCCGATGTGGAGGCGCGCTACGAACGCGTGCAGGTCGAGATGGCCTCGCCTGACGTCGCCGCCGATCGCGATCGGATGCGCCGGCTGGGCAAGGACTTCGCTGAGCTGGAACAGATCATCGTGCCGTATCGGCAGTTCCGCGAAGCGCGGCGTGAAGCCGAGGAGGCGCGCTCGCTGGCGCGCGAGGAGGCCGACCCCGAGATGGCCTCGTTCCTCCGTGCCGAGGCGGAGGCCGCCGAGGCGAAGATCGCCACGTTGCGATCCCGGCTCGAGGAGCTGCTCGTCCCCCGCGATCCGAACGACGACAAGGACGTCATCGTCGAGATCCGCGCCGCAGCCGGCGGAACCGAGGCGGCGCTCTGGGGGGCGGAGCTTCTCGAGCTGTACCGGCACTACGCGGAGCGCCGCGGATGGAAGACCGATGTTCTCTCCGCGTCGCCCGCAGAGCTCGGCGGGTTCAAGGAGGTCGTTTTGGAGGTACGCGGCAAGGGGGCGTACTCGCGGCTGAAGCACGAGTCGGGCGTGCACCGAGTGCAACGCGTTCCCGTCACCGAGTCCTCCGGTCGGATCCACACGTCGACGGCAACCGTCGCCGTGCTCCCTGCGGCCGAAGACGTCGAGGTCGAGATCAAGCCCGAGGATCTGAAGATCGAGGTCTACCGCTCCTCCGGGCCCGGCGGTCAGTCGGTCAACACGACGGACTCCGCCGTTCGGATCACGCACAAGCCGAGCGGCATCGTCGTCGCGACGCAGGAGGAGCGATCGCAGCTGCAGAACCGGGAGAAGGCGATGCGCTACCTGCGCGCGCGATTGCTCAGCCGCGCGCGAGACGAGGCTGCCGCCGAGGAGGCAGCCACCCGGCGCTCGCAGCTCGGAACGGGGGAGCGCGCCGAGAAGATCAGGACGTACAACTTCGCGGAGAACCGCGTGACCGATCACCGCGTGAAGGTGACGGTTCACCGCTTGCAGGACGTACTCGAAGGCGACATCGACGAGTTCGTCGACGCGCTGCTCGCGGCCGAGCGCGCGTCACAGCTCGCAACCGCGACCGACGGCGATCCCGACGGCCGCCGTGGCGCGCGAGCGTCCGAGCAGGAGTGACCCATTGCGCCCCGCGGAGGTCGTTCGCCGCGCGACGGACTACCTCGAACGGCACGACGTCGAGAGTCCACGCGCGACCGCCGAGCAACTGATGATGCACGTGCTCGGGACGGATCGAGCCGGGCTCTTCTCGCGGACTCAGGGACTCGACGCTCGTGAGGCCAGGATGTACGGGCGAGCGATCTGTCAGCGGTGCACAGGAACGCCGCTGCAGCACCTCACCGGACGGCAGGCGTTCCGACGTATCGAAGTCGAGGTTCGGCCGGGCGTGTTCGTCCCGCGCCCCGAGACCGAGGTCCTTGTCGAACACGCCCTCGGCGCAATCCGGGACTCCGAGGGACCGCTTGTCGCGGACGTCGGAACGGGGACCGGCGCGATCGCTCTCGCCATCAAGGACGAACGGCCGGACGCGAGGGTGTTCGCGACCGATCGCTCTGCGGAGGCGGTCGACCTGGCGCTGGCGAACGCTCGGCGGCTCCGAATCGATGTCGCGGTCCTCGAGGGTGACCTTCTCATGCCGCTGCCCGACGAGCTCCGGGGATGGTTCGACCTCGTCGTGAGCAATCCGCCGTACGTCACGCCGGAGGAGTACGAGGGTCTTCCGCCGGAGGTGAAGGCTGACCCGACGCTCGCCCTCCTCGGGGGACCCGAGGTGTACGAACGGCTCGCGGCCGAGGCGCTCCGATGGCTGCGGGACGGCGGCGTGCTCGCGGTCGAGGTCGGAAGCGCGTTCGGCGAGACCATCGCGGAGGTTTTCCGGGGATCGTTCATGGACGTTCGTGTGGCGCCAGATCTCGCTGGGCGCGATCGCGTGGTCATCGCCCGGAGGCCGTGACGGACCCGATCCGTGACGCGGCGGACGCCGCGGTGAGCGGTGAGCTGATCGTCGTTCCCACCGACACCGTGTACGGCATCGGGACATGTCCCGACGACCCGGCGGCTACCGCCCGCGTGTTCGAGGCGAAGTCGCGGCCATCTGACCTCGAGCTTCCGGTGCTCGTGCCGTCGCTGACGGCGGCGAAGCAGATCGCATCGTTCGACGAGCCAGCGTTGCGTCTGGCGACGCGGTTCTGGGCGGGGGCCTTGACGTTGATCCTTCCCCGGACGGAGTTGTCTCGAGGCTGGGAGCTCGGCGGGAACGCCGAGACGATCGGCGTTCGGATGCCCCATCATCCGCTCGCGCTGGCTGTGCTCACGTTGACGGGACCGCTCGCGGTGACGAGCGCCAATCGCTCGGGTGAGTCGACGCCGGCGGCGTGCGACGGCGTCCGGGCGGTGTTCGGCGATCGCGTGGCCGTTTACCTCTGCGATAGCTCTCCGGTCGATGGCCGGGCGTCGACCGTCGTGGATTTGACCGGCGGCGAGCCTCGGTTCCTTCGCGTCGGTGCCCTCGCCGAGAGTGCCGTGGTCCACGCTCTGTCGGAAGCGTGAAGGCGGGGGTTCGCCGGTACACTCCCGAACCTCGTGGCATCGATCCTCGTCGTCTGCACGGGCAACGTGTGCCGTTCGCCGATCGCCGAGGCGATCCTGCGCTCGACGCTCCGGGAGCGCCTCGGAGAGAGCGCACCATCGGTCGCGTCGGCCGGAACGTCGGGATGGGCCGGCTCGCTCGCCGAGGACGGGTCGATCGTCGCAGCGGCCGAGCGAGGCTTCCAACTCGCGGCACATCGCGGGCGCAGGTTGCACGAACGCGACCTGTCCGACGCGGAGTTGGTGATCGCCATGTCGAGCGAACATCGCGATCACGTCGAAGACCTTCATCCGCGTGCCGCGTCGCGCACGTTCACGCTCAAGGAGATCGTGCGCCTCCTCGAACGGATCCCCTCGCGAGAGCATCCGTCGGCGGGCGAACGGGCCGTCGATCCGCATGCGACGCTGCGCGACCTCGTCGAGCGCGCCGACGAGCTCCGGCGTGCGGGCGATCTCGGCAATCCGGCGGACGAGGGAATCATCGATCCCCTCGGCATGCCGCTCGCGACCTATCGGGCAGTGGCGGCGGAGCTCGAAGAGTGGTGCGTCCGGCTGGTGGACGCCATGTTCGGTCCCGCGCCGGTCCGGGCGGCATCGATCTCGGATCCGGACTGATGCGCGTCTCGATGGGGAGCGACCACGCGGGGTATCTGTTGAAAGAGGAGCTGAAGACGTTCCTCCGGACAGAGGGGCACCAGGTGCTCGACGTCGGAACGGATTCCGAGGAGACGGTGGACTACCCGGACTTCTGCGCCGCGGCCGCGCGCGCGGTCATCGACGGCCGCGCGGACCGCGCGATCGTCCTCGGCGGCTCCGGGCAGGGTGAGCAGCTCGCCGCGAACAAGGTCAGAGGTACGCGCGCCGCCCTGTGCAATGACCTCCACCTCGCGCAGCTCTCGCGCCGTCACAATGACGCGAACGTGCTGGCGATGGGGGGCCGCATCGTCGCCACCGAGCTCGCCAAGGAGATCGTGAAGCTGTGGCTCGCGACGCCGTTCGACGGCGGCCGTCACGCGAAGAGGCTCGAGCAGATCGCCGAGATCGAACGCGGAGAACGATGAGATGACGAACGACTTCGTCGCCGACTGGGACGCACTGGCGGAGACGGATCCCGACGTCGCCGGTGCCATCGCCAACGAGGTGAACCGGGAGCGCTCGACGCTCCGGCTGATCGCGTCGGAGAACTATGCGAGCCCCGCCGTCCTCGCCGCGCAGGCGTCGACGATGAACAACAAGTACGCCGAGGGGTATCCGGGCCGTCGCTACTACGGCGGGTGCGAATTCGTGGACGTTGTGGAGACGCTGGCGATCGAACGAGCGAAGCGCCTGTTTGGAGCGGACCATGCGAACGTGCAGCCGCACGCCGGAGCGCAGGCCAACCTGGCCGTGTTCGGTGCGTTCCTTGAGCCGAGGTCCGACGACAAGGTGCTCGGCCTGGTGCTCGCGCACGGAGGGCATCTGACCCACGGGTCGCCGGTGAACGTGTCGGGAAAGTGGTTCAACTTCGTCGGGTACGAGGTCGACCCCGAGACCGAGCAGCTCGACTACGACCGGATCCGCGATCTGGCCAAGCAGCAGCGACCGAAGATCGTCCTGGCCGGGTTCACGGCGTATCCGC
It contains:
- a CDS encoding L-threonylcarbamoyladenylate synthase, whose protein sequence is MTDPIRDAADAAVSGELIVVPTDTVYGIGTCPDDPAATARVFEAKSRPSDLELPVLVPSLTAAKQIASFDEPALRLATRFWAGALTLILPRTELSRGWELGGNAETIGVRMPHHPLALAVLTLTGPLAVTSANRSGESTPAACDGVRAVFGDRVAVYLCDSSPVDGRASTVVDLTGGEPRFLRVGALAESAVVHALSEA
- a CDS encoding DivIVA domain-containing protein gives rise to the protein MSATELDVPVLFSSDQIRRREFVTIRRGYDPHQVRDYLDQLADQVEVMASMLREARLEADAALRELAQPKVDPYERLAKRVAKVIREADEVAERVQVESRREAERMLEEARADADRIRSQAKAKDEQARETAERSLRLAKEHADRTLLGLSTRRNRLVGELAQMRDRLLGVASDLEATIVMPEIAEADIDEDSDGIEAGDATESVIDVTNDHEPSTPRDNVFVEHVEEHDVLDDPSYEELWEGTKVLDLEMPDIPRLDLFWGDEPDDASRE
- the rpiB gene encoding ribose 5-phosphate isomerase B; the encoded protein is MRVSMGSDHAGYLLKEELKTFLRTEGHQVLDVGTDSEETVDYPDFCAAAARAVIDGRADRAIVLGGSGQGEQLAANKVRGTRAALCNDLHLAQLSRRHNDANVLAMGGRIVATELAKEIVKLWLATPFDGGRHAKRLEQIAEIERGER
- the prfA gene encoding peptide chain release factor 1, whose protein sequence is MDFDTRLADVEARYERVQVEMASPDVAADRDRMRRLGKDFAELEQIIVPYRQFREARREAEEARSLAREEADPEMASFLRAEAEAAEAKIATLRSRLEELLVPRDPNDDKDVIVEIRAAAGGTEAALWGAELLELYRHYAERRGWKTDVLSASPAELGGFKEVVLEVRGKGAYSRLKHESGVHRVQRVPVTESSGRIHTSTATVAVLPAAEDVEVEIKPEDLKIEVYRSSGPGGQSVNTTDSAVRITHKPSGIVVATQEERSQLQNREKAMRYLRARLLSRARDEAAAEEAATRRSQLGTGERAEKIRTYNFAENRVTDHRVKVTVHRLQDVLEGDIDEFVDALLAAERASQLATATDGDPDGRRGARASEQE
- the prmC gene encoding peptide chain release factor N(5)-glutamine methyltransferase is translated as MRPAEVVRRATDYLERHDVESPRATAEQLMMHVLGTDRAGLFSRTQGLDAREARMYGRAICQRCTGTPLQHLTGRQAFRRIEVEVRPGVFVPRPETEVLVEHALGAIRDSEGPLVADVGTGTGAIALAIKDERPDARVFATDRSAEAVDLALANARRLRIDVAVLEGDLLMPLPDELRGWFDLVVSNPPYVTPEEYEGLPPEVKADPTLALLGGPEVYERLAAEALRWLRDGGVLAVEVGSAFGETIAEVFRGSFMDVRVAPDLAGRDRVVIARRP